A single window of Desulfovibrio sp. G11 DNA harbors:
- a CDS encoding JAB domain-containing protein, with translation MTTTSGSIPSHTGHRARLRERFERDPAGMADYEVLELLLGYSLTRKDTKPLAKELLRRFGGIRGVMDARPDELLAVPGFGPGLMTFFTALRETYSRYTDSAVRKREVLATPQAVARMAQSRLAGCPHEECWLALVDQRNRLTAWERLRQGGVAEVPVQPRDVFEAALLRKASGIIVVHNHPGGNPAPSEADKTFTAELQRLAPQLGLRFLDHVIVTEGDCYSITQMQTI, from the coding sequence ATGACAACAACGTCAGGTTCCATACCATCGCACACAGGCCACCGGGCCAGACTGCGTGAGCGCTTTGAGCGCGATCCCGCCGGAATGGCGGATTATGAGGTTCTGGAGCTGCTCTTGGGGTACAGTCTCACACGCAAGGACACCAAACCCCTGGCCAAGGAACTGCTGCGCCGTTTTGGCGGCATCCGGGGCGTTATGGACGCGAGACCTGATGAACTTCTGGCCGTACCCGGCTTTGGACCGGGACTCATGACCTTTTTCACGGCTCTGCGCGAAACCTATAGCCGCTATACGGACTCGGCCGTGCGCAAGCGCGAGGTTCTTGCCACCCCACAGGCGGTGGCCCGTATGGCCCAAAGCCGACTGGCCGGCTGCCCCCATGAGGAATGCTGGCTGGCTCTGGTAGACCAGCGCAACAGGCTTACGGCCTGGGAACGCTTGCGCCAGGGCGGCGTGGCCGAGGTTCCCGTACAGCCAAGAGACGTGTTTGAAGCGGCGCTGTTGCGCAAGGCCAGCGGCATTATCGTGGTGCACAACCACCCCGGCGGCAATCCTGCCCCTTCGGAGGCGGACAAGACCTTTACCGCAGAACTGCAAAGGCTTGCGCCGCAACTGGGCCTGCGTTTTCTTGATCACGTTATTGTTACAGAGGGAGACTGCTACAGCATCACACAGATGCAGACCATATAG